A genomic segment from Deltaproteobacteria bacterium encodes:
- the prmC gene encoding peptide chain release factor N(5)-glutamine methyltransferase, translated as MKAPQPSSEGPWTILKLLEWTTGYFKTQAIDNPRSTAEVLLAHALGLQRLDLYLQYDRPMNADELRAFKTLIKRRLAREPVAYITGSREFWSLDFHVNRDVLIPRPETECLVETAVAVVDAWDAGRPGRILELGTGSGAVIISLAGERPGHRYFASDISSAALSVARANSASHGKEAILFFAGDWLAPVTCAGEGFDLVLSNPPYIRRSDIDGLQPEIHRYEPRQALNGEEDGLGSLRRLIETAPDCLREGGHLLLEIGYGQEPDVEAMARLSGRYDQTAFAKDYSGIARVVKLRRGA; from the coding sequence ATGAAAGCGCCGCAACCATCCAGTGAAGGCCCCTGGACCATTCTCAAGCTTCTCGAGTGGACGACCGGTTACTTTAAAACCCAAGCCATAGACAACCCGCGCTCCACGGCCGAGGTGCTGCTGGCGCATGCACTCGGATTGCAGCGGCTCGATCTTTATCTGCAATACGACCGCCCCATGAACGCAGACGAATTGAGGGCGTTCAAAACCCTCATAAAAAGGCGCCTGGCGCGGGAGCCGGTGGCCTACATCACCGGGAGCAGGGAGTTCTGGTCCCTCGATTTTCACGTCAACCGGGACGTGCTGATCCCCAGGCCCGAAACCGAGTGTCTGGTGGAAACCGCCGTGGCGGTCGTGGACGCCTGGGATGCCGGCCGACCCGGTCGTATCCTGGAATTGGGCACGGGTTCGGGGGCCGTGATCATCTCCCTGGCGGGGGAACGGCCGGGGCACCGCTATTTCGCCTCGGACATTTCCAGCGCGGCCCTTTCCGTGGCCCGCGCCAACAGCGCCTCCCACGGAAAGGAGGCGATCCTGTTCTTTGCAGGCGACTGGCTGGCGCCCGTAACATGTGCTGGAGAAGGGTTCGACCTCGTCCTGTCGAATCCCCCCTACATCCGTCGCTCCGACATCGACGGCCTGCAGCCCGAAATCCATCGCTATGAACCGCGGCAGGCCCTGAACGGCGAAGAAGACGGACTCGGAAGCCTGCGGCGGCTCATCGAAACCGCGCCCGACTGTCTGCGGGAGGGGGGGCACCTGTTGCTGGAAATAGGGTACGGACAGGAGCCCGACGTCGAGGCGATGGCCCGGCTGTCCGGCCGCTATGACCAAACAGCGTTCGCCAAGGACTACAGCGGGATCGCACGCGTGGTTAAATTGAGGCGCGGGGCGTAG
- the frr gene encoding ribosome recycling factor, which produces MIAEVHEDTRERMSKTITALKNELKRIRTGRASLSLLDGIRVDYYGTMTPLNQMATLAVPESRLITIQPWDASVLKEIEKAVLKSDLGLTPSNDGKIIRLAIPPLTEERRKELVKVVHKMCEEHKVAARNIRRDSNELLKAMKKDGDISEDDAFKAQDDVQKITDGCIEKIDDIYKEKEKEILEF; this is translated from the coding sequence ATGATAGCAGAAGTTCACGAAGATACCAGAGAACGCATGAGTAAAACGATTACCGCCCTTAAGAACGAATTGAAGCGGATCAGGACGGGACGGGCCTCCCTGTCGCTTCTTGACGGTATCCGGGTGGATTACTATGGGACCATGACACCCTTGAACCAGATGGCGACACTGGCCGTTCCGGAGAGCCGCCTGATTACCATTCAGCCGTGGGACGCTTCCGTGCTGAAGGAGATCGAAAAAGCGGTCTTGAAATCGGACCTCGGGTTGACGCCCTCCAACGACGGAAAAATCATCCGCCTCGCCATTCCACCGCTGACGGAAGAACGCCGCAAGGAACTGGTCAAGGTGGTCCACAAAATGTGCGAGGAGCATAAGGTCGCGGCCCGCAACATCCGGCGGGATTCCAATGAACTGTTAAAGGCCATGAAGAAAGACGGGGACATCTCCGAAGACGACGCCTTCAAGGCCCAGGACGACGTTCAGAAGATTACCGACGGGTGCATAGAAAAGATCGACGACATCTACAAGGAAAAAGAGAAAGAGATCCTTGAATTCTAG
- the pyrH gene encoding UMP kinase produces the protein MAKPRYKRILLKLSGEALMGDQDFGISPGMLEYVAAEVRSICDLGMEIAIVVGGGNIFRGVAASSFGMERTSADHMGMLATIMNSLALQDALEKNDIQTRVQTAISMHEVAEPYIRRRAARHLERGRVVIFAAGTGNPYFTTDTAAVLRAQEIHAEILFKATKVNGLYDADPETNPSASVYKEINYMEVLEKQLKVMDMTAISLAMDNRLPLVVFSLKEKGNIKRVSCGEDIGTLIH, from the coding sequence TTGGCGAAGCCCCGCTACAAGAGAATACTGCTGAAATTGAGCGGCGAGGCCCTGATGGGCGATCAGGATTTCGGCATCAGTCCGGGAATGTTGGAATACGTTGCCGCGGAAGTTCGTTCCATCTGCGATCTCGGCATGGAAATCGCGATCGTCGTGGGCGGGGGAAACATCTTTCGCGGCGTGGCGGCGAGCTCTTTCGGCATGGAAAGAACATCGGCGGACCACATGGGCATGCTGGCCACGATCATGAACAGCCTGGCGTTGCAGGACGCACTGGAGAAAAACGATATCCAGACCCGGGTCCAAACGGCAATCTCGATGCATGAAGTGGCCGAACCCTACATCCGCAGGCGTGCGGCAAGGCACCTCGAGCGGGGGCGGGTCGTCATTTTCGCGGCCGGTACCGGAAATCCCTATTTCACAACGGACACGGCAGCGGTTTTACGGGCCCAGGAGATACATGCCGAGATCCTTTTCAAGGCTACGAAAGTGAACGGCCTCTACGATGCGGATCCCGAAACGAACCCGTCGGCCAGCGTTTACAAAGAGATCAACTACATGGAGGTACTGGAAAAACAGCTGAAGGTGATGGACATGACGGCCATATCGCTCGCCATGGACAACAGGCTTCCCCTGGTCGTTTTCAGCCTGAAAGAAAAGGGCAACATCAAAAGGGTCAGTTGCGGAGAGGATATCGGTACACTCATTCATTGA
- a CDS encoding isoprenyl transferase, with translation MNSSADPAARAGLDTAAMPSHVAIIMDGNGRWAKKRMLNRVRGHEKGADTVRMVVRASRELGIPVLTLYAFSTENWQRPAAEINALMTLLKRFLKSEQAEMLENNVRLNAIGEIDRLPAAVRKLLLDTMRATEGNTGLLLNLALSYGARSELVRMARMLASAAADGKLPPAAIDEAMVSSHLYTRGIPDPDLLIRTSGEKRISNFLLWQIAYAELYISDTLWPDFSREEYVRILKDYQGRERRYGKVDA, from the coding sequence TTGAATTCTAGCGCAGACCCGGCTGCCCGGGCCGGACTCGATACCGCCGCAATGCCGTCCCACGTCGCCATCATCATGGACGGCAACGGACGCTGGGCCAAGAAGCGCATGCTGAACCGGGTAAGGGGCCATGAAAAGGGCGCCGACACCGTTCGCATGGTCGTACGTGCCAGTCGCGAACTGGGAATCCCGGTGCTGACCCTCTACGCATTTTCGACCGAAAACTGGCAGCGCCCCGCCGCCGAAATCAACGCTCTGATGACCCTTTTAAAGCGTTTTCTCAAATCGGAGCAGGCGGAGATGCTTGAAAACAACGTCCGGCTGAACGCCATCGGGGAGATCGACCGTTTGCCGGCCGCTGTTCGGAAGCTTCTGCTCGACACCATGCGGGCGACGGAAGGCAACACGGGCCTGTTGCTGAACCTGGCCCTGAGCTACGGTGCCAGGTCGGAGCTTGTCCGCATGGCGCGCATGTTGGCCTCGGCCGCCGCCGATGGAAAACTCCCGCCCGCCGCCATCGATGAAGCCATGGTTTCATCCCACCTGTACACCCGGGGCATCCCCGATCCGGACCTTTTGATCAGAACCAGCGGAGAAAAGCGGATCAGTAATTTCCTGCTGTGGCAGATTGCCTATGCGGAACTGTACATCAGCGACACGCTGTGGCCGGATTTCAGCCGGGAAGAATATGTTCGCATTCTCAAGGATTACCAGGGCCGCGAGCGCCGTTACGGCAAGGTGGACGCCTGA
- the tsf gene encoding translation elongation factor Ts: MTTISAGMVKQLREKSGAGIMDCKQALAECEGDIDKAVDFLRKKGLATAKKRAGRATMEGAVQSYIHMGGKIGVLVEVNCETDFVAKTDDFLDFVKNIAMHIAASNPAGIVEEDVSQDVVDKEKEIYRAQALEMGKPEKMVDKIAEGKLNKFFKENCLMHQAYVKDPNMTITDYLNDVIAKTGEKITIKRFARFQIGES; encoded by the coding sequence ATGACGACAATAAGTGCAGGGATGGTCAAGCAGCTCCGGGAGAAATCCGGGGCGGGAATCATGGATTGTAAACAGGCCTTGGCCGAGTGCGAGGGTGATATCGATAAAGCGGTCGATTTTTTGCGGAAAAAAGGGCTGGCCACGGCCAAGAAAAGGGCCGGCCGGGCCACCATGGAAGGCGCCGTTCAATCCTACATCCACATGGGTGGGAAGATCGGCGTGCTGGTGGAAGTGAACTGCGAAACCGATTTCGTTGCCAAAACCGATGATTTTCTGGACTTCGTCAAAAACATCGCCATGCACATCGCCGCTTCCAATCCGGCGGGCATCGTGGAGGAAGACGTATCTCAGGACGTTGTCGACAAGGAAAAGGAAATTTACCGCGCCCAGGCCCTTGAGATGGGAAAGCCCGAAAAAATGGTCGACAAAATCGCCGAGGGTAAACTGAACAAGTTCTTCAAGGAGAACTGCCTGATGCACCAGGCCTACGTCAAAGACCCCAACATGACGATTACCGATTATTTGAACGACGTTATCGCGAAAACAGGGGAGAAGATCACCATCAAACGCTTTGCACGCTTCCAGATCGGAGAGTCATAA
- the rpsB gene encoding 30S ribosomal protein S2: protein MAYITMKELLEAGVHFGHQTKRWNPKMKPYIFGARNGIYIIDLQKTVRMFRSVYDFVRETVAGGKSVLFVGTKKQARESIYEEANRCEMFYVHNRWLGGMLTNFKTIKQSIDRLNYLNTIENDGSIEMFPKKERLKLGKERVKLDNTLGGIREMTKLPGVIFVVDPKNEAIAVREGRRLNIPIVAIVDTNCDPDNIDHIIPGNDDAIRAIRLITSRIADACIEGRELYKERQQAKADKEVEGESELEAASADLKPGERKVISDGTDGPVVEIIRKGAKPETGDESQEATGADTEAPAAEDTGE, encoded by the coding sequence ATGGCGTACATTACAATGAAAGAGCTTCTGGAGGCCGGTGTTCACTTCGGGCATCAGACCAAACGATGGAATCCGAAGATGAAACCCTATATCTTTGGAGCCAGAAACGGCATCTACATCATCGACCTGCAGAAAACCGTCCGCATGTTCCGGTCCGTATACGACTTCGTCAGGGAAACGGTGGCCGGCGGCAAGTCCGTTCTGTTCGTGGGAACCAAGAAGCAGGCCCGCGAATCCATCTACGAAGAAGCCAACCGCTGCGAGATGTTTTACGTCCACAACCGGTGGCTGGGCGGGATGCTGACCAATTTCAAGACGATCAAACAGAGCATCGATCGTCTCAATTACTTGAATACCATCGAAAATGACGGTTCGATCGAGATGTTTCCGAAAAAGGAACGCCTGAAACTGGGAAAAGAGCGCGTCAAACTGGACAACACGCTTGGCGGCATCCGTGAAATGACAAAACTGCCGGGGGTCATTTTTGTGGTGGATCCCAAGAACGAAGCCATTGCCGTTCGCGAGGGCCGGCGGTTGAACATACCTATCGTCGCCATCGTGGATACCAACTGCGACCCCGACAACATCGATCACATCATCCCCGGAAACGATGACGCTATCCGTGCCATCAGGCTGATCACGTCACGCATAGCGGACGCATGTATCGAAGGCCGCGAGCTTTACAAAGAGAGACAGCAGGCCAAGGCCGACAAGGAGGTCGAGGGGGAGTCTGAACTCGAAGCGGCCTCCGCCGATTTGAAGCCGGGCGAAAGAAAGGTCATTTCCGACGGTACCGACGGGCCGGTGGTCGAGATCATCCGCAAGGGTGCCAAGCCGGAAACCGGAGACGAAAGCCAGGAAGCGACGGGCGCCGACACAGAGGCACCGGCCGCCGAAGATACAGGAGAATAG